The nucleotide window TCGCGGCTCTGCCCATCTGCTGACAACGGCGCAAATCGGCAAGCATAGGATCGTCAGAAGGCTGTGCGGCCGGCGCAGACAATTCGGGCGCCGGCTCGTCCTTGCGGGACATCTCGATCAGGCTCGCGGTGATGGCGATCGCCACGAAGACGATTGCAGCCAGCCGGGCCAGCATCTTGCCGTCCATCGGGACTTCCTTCCGAAAAAAGTCAGTTGTTGAACATGCGTGCGTTGCCCGGCTGGTAGCCGAAGCCCGGCGTCAGGAAACGCTGCCGCTGGATGCGGCCCTGTTCGACGGCGGCCGTTCGTTCCGCTTCACTCAAGGCGATCGCCCGGCCATTGGCGGCGACCACTGCCGTGAGGTCGGAAAGCTGCTGGGCCTGGAGCGCCAGGAGCTGATTGCCTGCTTGGGCGGTCTGGAGCGCACCGGTCGCGCCCTGGCTCTGTCCGATCAGCGCGGACATCTGAGCCCGATTGGTCTCGATATTGCCGACGACACCGGCCTGCACGCGCAAGGCGTCCTGCAGCCCACCGACCGTGTTCTGCCAGCGGCTGCGCGCGCCGGCGACCAGCTGCTGTTCGCTCGCGCTCAGGTCGATGTTGCCGTATTGCTGCTGGAACAGCTGATCGATCTGCTGGACGTCGAAGGCGATGTTCTGGGCTTCCTGCAAAAGCTGCTGTGTCCTCTGCACGGACTGCTGGAGCTGCTGCAAAGCCGAATAGGGAAGACTCGCCAGATTGCGCGCCTGGTTGATCAGCATCTGCGCTTCGTTCTGAAGCTGGACGATCTGGTTGTTGATCTGCTCCAACGTCCTAGCCGCCGTCAGCACATTCTGAGCATAGTTCGACGGATCGAACACGACCCGCCAGGAATGTGCGGGTGGGGCAAAGGCGACAGTGCCCAATGTGGGAACGGTGAGAAGTGCGGCGGCAGCGACAAGCGCGCGGGATCGGCGGAACGTCATGAGGAGGTCTCCAGGTTTGTGAGGTCGGGGATGAGATCGGCCGCCCAGCGAAGGCCACGGTGCCGCAGCCAGGCATCGAGGAAACCTTCACGTCCGTGGTCCGCGAAGATGTGGGCGATAGCTGTCTGATCGGTCTTCGAGGAGGTCGCACAAAGAGCCAGCGCGACTTCGGAAAGGCCCAGTTCAAAGAGCCGGTTGCCGCGCCGGGACTGGCAGTAGTAGTCACGCTTTGGCGTTGCCCGAGCGAGGATCTCGACCTGGCGGTCGTTGAGACCGAAGCGGCCATAGATGCCAGCAATCTGCGGTTCGATTGCGCGCTCGTTCGGCAGCAGGAGACGTGTCGGGCAGCTCTCGATGATCGCGGGTGCAATGGCCGAGCCATCGATATCGGACAGGGACTGCGTGGCGAAGACGACGGAGGCGTTCTTCTTTCGAAGGGTCTTCAGCCATTCCCGAAGCTGGCCCTTGAACCCCTCGTCGTCGAGCGCCAGCCAGCCTTCATCGATGATGATGAGGGTGGGCGATCCATCGAGGCGATCGTCGATCCGGTGGAACAGATAGGCGAGCACGGCAGGCGCCGCGCCGCTGCCGATCAGACCCTCGGTCTCGAAGGCCTGGACACGGCCTGACCCCAAGTGCTCGCTTTCCGCATCGAGCAGGCGGCCATGGGCACCGCCGATGCAGTAGGGACGCAGGGCCTGTTTGAGATCGTTGGACTGAAGCAGCACGGAAAGCCCCGTGAGGGTCCGCTCTTCTGCGGGTGCTGAGACAAGTGACGTCAGCGCCGTCCAGATATGCTCCTTGACGTCCGGGTTGACGGTGACGCCTTCACGCATGAGGATGGCGGCGATCCAGTCGGCGGACCAGGAGCGCTCGGCGGCGGCATCGATCCGGGCAAACGGCTGCAGCGACACGCTGCTGTCTTCGGTGAGGCCGCCACCGAGATCATGCCAGTCGCCATCCATGGCGAGGCACGCTGCGCGGATCGATCCCCCGAAATCGAAGGCGAACACCCGGGAGTTCCTGTAGCGCCGGAACTGCAGCGCCATCAGCGCCAAAAGGACGGACTTGCCTGCGCCAGTCGGCCCGACGACCAGCGTGTGGCCGACATCGCCGACATGAAGGGAAAACCGGAACGGGGTCGAGCCTTCCGTCTTGCCGTAGAGCAAGGGAGGAGACGAAAGATGCTCGTCCCGCTCCGGCCCCGCACACACCGCACTTGAGGGGATCATGTGGGCGAGATTGAGGGTGGAGACCGGTGGCTGGCGGACATTGGCATAGACGTGCCCCGGCAAGCTGCCGAGCCAGGCATCCACCGCGTTGATCGTTTCCGGCAGACATGTGAAATCACGGCCCTGGATGACCTTCTCGACAAGCCGCACCTTCTCGTCCGCAATCTTGCTGTCGATATCCCAGACCGTGACGGTCGCCGTGACATAAGCAATGCCGGCATGGTCCGCGCCGAGTTCCTGAAGCGCCAGGTCTGCATCGGCCGCCTTGTTCGCCGCATCGGTGTCGGCGAGCGCGGATTGCTCGTTGGTCATCACCTCCTTCAGGATCGCAGCTAAGGATTTGCGCTTGGCGAACCACTGGCGGCGGATCCGGGCCAGGAGTTTTGTTGCATCCGTCTTGTCCATCAGGATCGCCCGGGTCGACCAGCGATAGGGAAAGGCCAGCCGGTTGAGATCATCGAGCAGGCCCGGAGTCGTTACAGACGGAAACCCTGAAATGGTCAGGACTCGCAGATGCTTGTCTCCGAGCCGTGGCTCCAGACCGCCGGCAAGCGGCTGGTCTGCGAGAAGCGCATCCAGATAAACCGGCGTCTCCGGCACGCGGACTCTCTGCCGATTGGTCGAGACCGTCGAATGCAGGTAGGTCAGCATCCCGGCATCATCGAGCCATTCGCATTCCGGCATGAAAGCATCGATCAGCTGAAGGATGCGGTCGGTCCGATCGATGAAACCGGTCAGCACCTCCTGCGGGTTGAGGCCAATGGTCTCCCGGCCTTCGAACAGCCAGTGTTCCGCACGGGCGGCCTCCTCGGCCGGCGGCAAATAGGTGAAGGTCAGGAAATAGCTCGATTCAAAATGCGCACTCGCTTCTTCAAAACTTGCCTTGCGTTCTGCATCGACCAGTGCGGAAGCCGCATCCGGAAACGTACTGTCAGGGTAGTGATTGGCGGCATGACGCTGTGCTTCGACAAAGATCGCCCATCCGGACCCGAGACGTCGGAAGGCATTGTTGAGACGGCCGGTGACGGCGACAAGTTCGGCCGGAACGGCGCTGTCGAGATCCGGCCCGCGGAATCGGGCCGTGCGCTGGAAACTGCCGTCCTTGTTGAGCACCACACCTTTCTCGACCAGGGCAGCCCACGGCAGATAATCGGCAAGGCGGCTGTTGCGCGTTCGGTATTCGGAGAGGTTCATCATCGACAGGGCCTCCGCTCACACGCTCAGATGCGCGGGAAAACGCAGGTGCCGGCGTCCAACTTCAGCAAAGAGAGGATCGCGCTTGGCGGCCCAGACAGTGGCAAGATGCCCAATCAGCCAGATGGCGAGGCCGACCAACCAAAGGCGCAGGCCGAGCCCCACGGCGCCGGCGAGCGTACCATTCAGGATCGCAATGGCTCGGGGCGCGCCACCGAGCAGGATCGGCTCGCTCAACGACCGATGCACCGCCACGGTGAACCCCGGCACCACATCACGTTGTTCGAAGGTCTCCGCCATCAGATCAGCGCCCCGCCGCCGAAGGAAAAAAACGACAGGAAGAAGGAACTGGCGGCGAAGGCGATCGAGAGACCGAAGACGATCTGGATCAGCCGTCGAAACCCGCCAGAGGTATCCCCGAAGGCCAGCGACAGTCCCGTCACGATGATGATGATCACCGCGACGATCTTGGCAACCGGACCCTCGATGGATTCCAGGATCGACTGAAGCGGCGCCTCCCAGGGCATGGAAGACCCGGCAGCGTGCGCAGCAGGAACCGCGAGCAGGCTGATATGAAGCACAGCGACGGCAGTCGCGATGGGATGGCGCGACCGAAGGATGGTTCGGATCATGAAGGATCTCCTGAATGGGAGGGAGCTGCGGGAACGGCGGGGGAAATGCGGTAGTCACCGTCAGAATCGAGGCCCTCAACGCGGGCGAACTCCACGAGCCGCCGCTGAGAGCCGCGGCCGGCGAGGACGGCGATGAGGTCGACCGTCTCCGCGATCAAAGCCCGTGGAACGGTGACGACGGCTTCCTGGATGAGTTGTTCGAGCCGGCGCAAGGCCCCGATGGCGGATCCGGCGTGGATCGTGCCGATGCCGCCGGGATGACCCGTTCCCCAGGCCTTCAGGAGGTCCAGAGCCTCAGGCCCGCGCACCTCACCGATCGAAATACGGTCCGGGCGCAGACGCAGCGACGATCGGACGAGATCGGATAGGGAGGCGACGCCGTCCTTCGTGCGCATGGCGACGAGGTTGGGGGCGGTGCATTGAAGCTCGCGTGTGTCCTCGATGAGGATCACGCGATCGGAGGTCCTGGCGACTTCAGCCAGCAGGGCATTGGTCAAGGTGGTCTTGCCGGTACTGGTTCCCCCGGCAACGAGAATATTGGCGCGTGCCGCGACGCCTAAGCGGAGTGTCTCGGCCTGTGCCGACGTCATGATCCCGGCGGCAACGTAGTCCTCAAGGGTAAAAACAGCGACGGCAGGTTTGCGGATGGCGAAGCTCGGAGCGGTGACAACGGGCGGCAGAAGCCCCTCGAACCGTTCCCCCGTCGCTGGGAGTTCGGCCGAAACGTGCGGCGCAGCGCTATGAACTTCCATCCCGACATGGTGTGCGACGAGGCGTACGATGCGATCGCCGTCGGCCGGCGACACCCACTCATCAGTGTCCGACAGGCCTTCGGAGAGGCGGTCAATCCAGACCCGTCCGTCCGGGTTCAGCATCACCTCGATCACGGCAGGATCTTCCAGAAGACGCGTGATCGCCGACCCGAGCGCAGTGCGGAGCATTCGTGCGCTACGCGCATGTCCTTCCGGATCTTGATGTATTGTTGCCATGGGATCCCCGTTGATACCGGGGACGCTCCCGGATAGGGATGATTAAAAGAAACTGATTCTGGGGGGGTTCAATAGATAATTGAAGGCGTCGCAATGTGGCGGAGAAAGACAGGGAAAAGGCGGTCCGGTTAACTCTCACAGAGCTCAATTAACACTCTATTGAATGACAGTTTTGGGGCCGTAAGGAGAACGGCAAGTTCCGAGCAGCGATTGAGATAGCTGCCCTTCCTGAGTGCGAAGCAACGGTGACGGTTGCCGCCGACTAAGCAGTCATTCCAATCACCAAACCAAAAGGCTTGAAATGTGCAGTCCGGTCAGCCGGCTCCACTCGATCGCACTTGCTCCACTTGCGCACCAGCCTCGTCGATGGATATGTGCAACTTTCACTTTTATGCTGACTGGATTCTAACGCTACGGTATCTGAAATCATGGCATCAACTCAACATAACAGTGTGGCTGGGGACCGCCCGCTGGGGGCAGGCGGCGAGGATAAGCTCGGCTTTCGTGATGTTGCACGTCGGATAGCTCAATCGCTTGTGGATCATGCCTCGGACAAAGGATTGGTGATCGGGATTGAAGGGGCATGGGGTTCCGGGAAATCAAGCCTGCTCTTCCTGATCGAAGACGAATTGGCCAAACTGCCGCAAGCGCAACGTCCATCTGTTATCAATTTCCGTCCCTGGCTTGTCGGCAATCGTGATGCGTTGCTGGCCAATCTTTTTGAATCCCTGGCCAAAGAGATAAACCTTGTTGCGCTCCGGGCAGGTGATGCCAGTGGCATATCCAAGGAGAAGGCGAAAGCCGCAGGTGAAGCGTTGCGAAAGTTCGTGTCGGCCCTGGGTAGTGCAGGGTCGGCAGTTGAATTAGCCGGAGACGCAATAGCTTTCGCTCCACTGAAGTGGATCGGAAAAGGTCTGCGTGTGGCCGGTAGCTGGGCGAAAGGTAAATCAGCCGATCCGCCGCTGGACGTTCTCAAGGACCGGTTGGTCAAATCGCTCCGTGACCTGGGGCATCGATTCATCATCACCATCGATGACGTGGATCGGCTCGAACCGGCTGAAGTGATCGAAGTTCTGCGGCTGGCCCGTTCCGTGGCTGATCTCCCCAATGTCATCTATCTGCTTTGCTACGACAGTGACATCCTCGCACACAGCGTCGAACAGGCTTCGCGCGTGCAAGATGGGCGGGCGTACCTTGAAAAGATCGTTCAACTTGCCGTGATGGTGCCCCAGCCGGAGCCGTTTCGGCTCAGACAATGGTTTGGCGACGAATTGCGCCAGTTCTCATCCACGCGATCAGATGACGAGTTGTCACGGCTGCGTTCCGTCGTGGATTTTGAGGGCGGACGACAGCTCAAAACACCTCGGTCAGTTGTCCGGTCGCTCGATTCGTTGCGCTTCTACTGGCCGCCGATCCGTGACGGCGGGGGCGATCTCGCAGACCTAGTATGGCTTAAATTAATTAAAGACGGCAACCCAGCTCTCTATCGGTGGATCGAGGATTATTGCGCCACCGCCGCCCTATTAAACCTCGGAACGGTGCGCGTCGATGACGCTGAGCGTGCGCAGCAGCTTAACGCCTTGCATGCAGCCGTCGCGCCAGAGCATTTCGCCGACCATCATTACCGTTACTTTTTTGCTGAGCCTCTTCCCGCCGCCAGTGTAGATTTTGCCGAGAAAGGCAATGGTTTCACGCTGTTCCAACGCGTGAGCGATGTGGAGCGTAATGCGGCCATCACGGGTGGTCGCTTGGCAAGCCCCGATCACTACCGTTTGTATTTTGCCCTGTCGGGGCCATCACATGCGCTGAAACATCACGATCATGACGCATTTTGGGCCGCCGCCGATAATTCGCCCGACCGTGTCGCGGCAGTCCTCTTGCATTTGCACGCCCTCGAACTTACCGGCTCGCTCAGCAAGGCCGACTTGCTTTTGGAAAGATTGAAGGGCGTGGGTGACGAAACGCTGACGCCAAACCGATGTAGGAATATCCTGGCTGGCTTCGCTAATGTAATGGACGACGCCTATCGCGCGCGGCCATTCGATCATGGGTGGATCGTTTCATTGTGGGATCGAGCAACAGCCTTGGTCGCGCGCATGGTTGCCCGATTGGACGCCGATACGCGGGCAGGGC belongs to Roseibium porphyridii and includes:
- the trbJ gene encoding P-type conjugative transfer protein TrbJ, with amino-acid sequence MTFRRSRALVAAAALLTVPTLGTVAFAPPAHSWRVVFDPSNYAQNVLTAARTLEQINNQIVQLQNEAQMLINQARNLASLPYSALQQLQQSVQRTQQLLQEAQNIAFDVQQIDQLFQQQYGNIDLSASEQQLVAGARSRWQNTVGGLQDALRVQAGVVGNIETNRAQMSALIGQSQGATGALQTAQAGNQLLALQAQQLSDLTAVVAANGRAIALSEAERTAAVEQGRIQRQRFLTPGFGYQPGNARMFNN
- a CDS encoding KAP family P-loop NTPase fold protein, with amino-acid sequence MASTQHNSVAGDRPLGAGGEDKLGFRDVARRIAQSLVDHASDKGLVIGIEGAWGSGKSSLLFLIEDELAKLPQAQRPSVINFRPWLVGNRDALLANLFESLAKEINLVALRAGDASGISKEKAKAAGEALRKFVSALGSAGSAVELAGDAIAFAPLKWIGKGLRVAGSWAKGKSADPPLDVLKDRLVKSLRDLGHRFIITIDDVDRLEPAEVIEVLRLARSVADLPNVIYLLCYDSDILAHSVEQASRVQDGRAYLEKIVQLAVMVPQPEPFRLRQWFGDELRQFSSTRSDDELSRLRSVVDFEGGRQLKTPRSVVRSLDSLRFYWPPIRDGGGDLADLVWLKLIKDGNPALYRWIEDYCATAALLNLGTVRVDDAERAQQLNALHAAVAPEHFADHHYRYFFAEPLPAASVDFAEKGNGFTLFQRVSDVERNAAITGGRLASPDHYRLYFALSGPSHALKHHDHDAFWAAADNSPDRVAAVLLHLHALELTGSLSKADLLLERLKGVGDETLTPNRCRNILAGFANVMDDAYRARPFDHGWIVSLWDRATALVARMVARLDADTRAGLIQHIFGEGRALGWLTTLMRKETFAHGRYGNREKPDSEWFFTNEELDEIFELMLGRIRRLTTDELHTAVCPLDILFAWKQAGDEAGPREMLRSSIETDSGLIDVLEKLTTIRTSSDRGSYSVLTRNNLEAFLDFDEARQRIEALRMGNNALGARATALACAFNEDDGF
- the trbE gene encoding conjugal transfer protein TrbE, which gives rise to MMNLSEYRTRNSRLADYLPWAALVEKGVVLNKDGSFQRTARFRGPDLDSAVPAELVAVTGRLNNAFRRLGSGWAIFVEAQRHAANHYPDSTFPDAASALVDAERKASFEEASAHFESSYFLTFTYLPPAEEAARAEHWLFEGRETIGLNPQEVLTGFIDRTDRILQLIDAFMPECEWLDDAGMLTYLHSTVSTNRQRVRVPETPVYLDALLADQPLAGGLEPRLGDKHLRVLTISGFPSVTTPGLLDDLNRLAFPYRWSTRAILMDKTDATKLLARIRRQWFAKRKSLAAILKEVMTNEQSALADTDAANKAADADLALQELGADHAGIAYVTATVTVWDIDSKIADEKVRLVEKVIQGRDFTCLPETINAVDAWLGSLPGHVYANVRQPPVSTLNLAHMIPSSAVCAGPERDEHLSSPPLLYGKTEGSTPFRFSLHVGDVGHTLVVGPTGAGKSVLLALMALQFRRYRNSRVFAFDFGGSIRAACLAMDGDWHDLGGGLTEDSSVSLQPFARIDAAAERSWSADWIAAILMREGVTVNPDVKEHIWTALTSLVSAPAEERTLTGLSVLLQSNDLKQALRPYCIGGAHGRLLDAESEHLGSGRVQAFETEGLIGSGAAPAVLAYLFHRIDDRLDGSPTLIIIDEGWLALDDEGFKGQLREWLKTLRKKNASVVFATQSLSDIDGSAIAPAIIESCPTRLLLPNERAIEPQIAGIYGRFGLNDRQVEILARATPKRDYYCQSRRGNRLFELGLSEVALALCATSSKTDQTAIAHIFADHGREGFLDAWLRHRGLRWAADLIPDLTNLETSS
- a CDS encoding VirB3 family type IV secretion system protein, with the protein product MAETFEQRDVVPGFTVAVHRSLSEPILLGGAPRAIAILNGTLAGAVGLGLRLWLVGLAIWLIGHLATVWAAKRDPLFAEVGRRHLRFPAHLSV
- the trbB gene encoding P-type conjugative transfer ATPase TrbB, which encodes MATIHQDPEGHARSARMLRTALGSAITRLLEDPAVIEVMLNPDGRVWIDRLSEGLSDTDEWVSPADGDRIVRLVAHHVGMEVHSAAPHVSAELPATGERFEGLLPPVVTAPSFAIRKPAVAVFTLEDYVAAGIMTSAQAETLRLGVAARANILVAGGTSTGKTTLTNALLAEVARTSDRVILIEDTRELQCTAPNLVAMRTKDGVASLSDLVRSSLRLRPDRISIGEVRGPEALDLLKAWGTGHPGGIGTIHAGSAIGALRRLEQLIQEAVVTVPRALIAETVDLIAVLAGRGSQRRLVEFARVEGLDSDGDYRISPAVPAAPSHSGDPS
- a CDS encoding TrbC/VirB2 family protein, producing the protein MIRTILRSRHPIATAVAVLHISLLAVPAAHAAGSSMPWEAPLQSILESIEGPVAKIVAVIIIIVTGLSLAFGDTSGGFRRLIQIVFGLSIAFAASSFFLSFFSFGGGALI
- the trbK-alt gene encoding putative entry exclusion protein TrbK-alt, encoding MDGKMLARLAAIVFVAIAITASLIEMSRKDEPAPELSAPAAQPSDDPMLADLRRCQQMGRAAIDDEDCLATWQKTRDRFLGRGPRTVEER